In Glycine max cultivar Williams 82 chromosome 4, Glycine_max_v4.0, whole genome shotgun sequence, the genomic stretch atttatatgattattatctttaaatcaaataattatagTAACTTCTCATTAAAAGTAATAATCTATCATTTTGTTACTAAAAGCTTatataatcatatatttaaataatatttatctaaataattattgGATAGTTTTAGGATGTTACGAAAAGGACTTATAACATAATCTAtcctcacttttttttaaaaaaaaaacattagatcgattttttcatttattttattcctcTCCAATCCACCATCTACCCATCAATCCAAacataaccttaaaaaaataccaacatTTGTAACTATGAATtttcatacatacatatatttttcaaaagagttaaATGAACTTTTATCTTGATATATGAGGATACAAATACACACTTACTTTGAAAAGTCAAGCAAATACTTAATATATTGATTTGTTAGGCATGAAcagaaaatatatgatttttaaatttttgtttctgtaagtttttttatttatatttagtccttttaatttttttatttttagttctgaTAAATTTTCACCGGTagggattaaaattaaaaaaacataaatttacataaataaaaaatatttaaactcaaACAAATATAACATACATAAATTGACTTCTCTAAAGTGGATtagagtaaaataaataatagaaattattaatCATATAGTAAATTTGTTCAGTGTTGAGGATAAATTAGACCTTTTCCtatcttgattattttttttttctgttcaaatcaatgtaaaaaataaataaatagttataactttgtttcatgatatACCACTAGGTGTGATAAAGAACCGGTAAAAGTAAACGGGTTTACCCGATTTGGTCACGCGACCCGGGTTAAATAAAACACACTGGAAGTGGATGGACATGAGATTGGCAGAATAAGGTCGGAGGATTGATTGAGAATCGTTCGAGACTGCAAAATCCAAAACCAAACACAACGCACAACATTCGTCATTCACCGCCTTGTCTTGTCTTCTTCTGTCTCCGAATCACggtcagaaaaaaataaaaataaaaaatcaaatccatTCCCTTTTTCAATCTATTTCGCATGCGTTCCAGATTTCAATCGCCGATTTcaccatcattattattataattacaattattattattttctcgcTCGATTTGTTTCAATTACGACATAGTCGCGATAattgcctctttttttttttttgtgttatcaGGAATCTCTCTGAATCGCGGGATTAAGAGAGGAATATGCAACAGAGGCTAAAGTTGCAGCAACAACAGGCCCTCATGCAGCAAGCTTTGCTTCAACAGCAGCAGATGTACCACCCTGGCATGCTCGCCGCTGCTATGTCTCAGGTTAATCAACCTCAAAttcatctttttgtttttcatttttttttttcaataaacgcTTTCGACGCTGCATTTCCCTATCGAATTTGTGCATCGGTGACGAATTGCATTTGCGTTGCGTTGTTCCATTTCGTTATAAGAAGAAAATAGGGCTTgcgaatgaaatgaaaaaaaaaaaacatacaattcACGTAATTAGGGTATCCGTGTCGTTTTTATTTGTTTCCGATTTCTCAGCAAAACTTATTTGAGGCCATTTCCACAATTCACAGCCTTGTATAATACAATTGATTTCCCTAGTGTTACTGTTTCCTTACTCTCTTTTACAGTAATAATTACTCATTATCGTTTTGTTTGCATCAACTTTGTTGGTGCATATCcatatagttttcttttttcatcaaGGAAATTGATGCTGCTGCGGTTTATTGTTGTCATTTAAGGTCTCGTGAATTGTCAATTTGATGTAATTGTTGCTTCTATTACTGACTAGTGTATTATTTGTGTTTGTGATTTGCAATTATTTTTGGTCCCAAACTTTTAGGTCATTGATATGCCAATAGAAGGAACCTAATGATTGCCAAAATGTCTTTACCCGGTCAAAGTCTACTAAGATATGTCAAGAATTTTTAACCTGTGGACCCATAAAGCATAGATAGTTGTCTCATTCAATGGATGAACTGTTAGAAAATTGTTTTTGACGACTATGAAATAtgccctatttttttttatgcaattgGTTGATTATGAGAAATAGCTCAGTCTTATACTGTttctaaatattataaattcttttctctctttgattCTATTTAAGGTTTCTTTCTATAGTTGCTTGgaccttctttccttttctccattttttttattctttgttgttttgaaaattttgcagATGGAGCCTGTTCCAAGTGGAAATGTGCCTCCTGGTTTTGATACGTCTGCATGCCGTAGTGTGTGAGTGTTGGATTTCTTTCGGATTTTAGATGCTGTTGTTTGTCCCTAGTTTCATGTTTGTGCCCAAGTATGAAAGCTTTCCATTTTAACCTAATTTCTGACAACTTTTGATGCAAATTTCTTTTGCACAATGGTGTTTTTAACTAATCTGAATTTCTGAGAGATAAGTTTGATGCTACTGAAGTTCAATGTGGTATTAAATAATCACTGTAATATAAGTAGTACAGTTTTCCTCTTTGATACCTTATTGATCTGAAGCTTGTTCTTTCAGTTATGTAGGAAATATTCATGTAAATGTCACCGATAAACTTCTTGCAGAAGTTTTTCAGAGTGCTGGTCCTCTTGCTGGCTGCAAGctcataagaaaagaaaaggtttgGTTCAGTAGTCAACTCTATGTTCTTTGTTGATGATCATTATTGTTGTTACTATTATTACTACGCTGCTCATAAATGACCTATTTTAACAGGCCTTGTcttaaaactaaaacaattCTGTTATTTTTCCTTAGTGATGagtaagtttttgtttttattttttaaaaaatctggtTCGCATAAGAATTTAGATTTTAGAGTTACTTTACTCTGAATTTCTCAGGGAACTCTCCTAGGAATCTTTAATCAATCTACAAAGGTGATAGGTTTTCAAGGAGTTCTGAATCGATATGCATCATATTCTGAGAAAGTGCATATCAGTACAAAATTTGTTTGAATGATATGCCCTTTACTAACAGAGAATTAGAGTTTTCATCGTCTCCCTTCTTTAGAATCCTCTTGCTGTGTGGAATGGGGTGGTAATACAATCTTGGTGACGCcttaaattttgtgattttgtccTCTTgcctatcataattttttaccaACCTTGGAAGAGTAAATGGCTTCTCTAACTTGTAATTGTTTATGGTGAAAGATGAGAGCTTTTGTGTGAGAGAGTAAATGCATCAGCTAACATAGATTGCTATACATCCTGCCTGCGTGCCTTTTGTCAATAGATGCTAGTCAGTTCTTTTGTGGGGTGCACAGTGAAATTTCCCTGATAGTGGCTTTTTGTAGTTTTTGGTCCAACTTATTTTGGGCTACTCTTCTCTTTGTAAGGAGAAGCTAGGccaaacagttttttttttaaaaggagcTTTTCAAAAGTATCTTATTTAATaagagaaaacacaaaaaaaaaacctttttaaaaaCACTAGTTTTAGGAGCTTTTGGCTTCTATTTCTACTTTTCCTTCTTTATTTCAAATCCCAAGATCCAATAACATACTACCGAGGAAATTTGAACTTAAGAGTAATTTaagcttaaaaaattatagaattacCAAACAATTTAACTTCAACTTCAAATTTAAAGCTcgtatttttaactttaattctAAAGTAACttttaagctaaaaaaaattgGCCAAATGCTACGTTAGTTTAGCATCTGCATACTATATTCTTTTCCCAGTCCTTATTATGCCTACTATCTGTGCTCTCTACTATAAACTTGATTTCTGCTTATTTTTTTGCCCTTTTCTTACTGTGAAATTACTGTTACAGTCCTCTTATGGTTTTGTGGACTACCACGATCGAGCATCTGCAGCCCTTGCAATAATGACATTGCATGGACGACAACTGTAAGCATTTTGTTTAATACAACATTCAAGTTCTTCAGTAAATCTGCATGTAGGATGTGAACTGGAAAGGCATTCTCCATCTGGCTTTTCTGGAGATAGaagaataattatcatttttaacttCTATATTCTTTTTTACTGATAGACTTATAACTTATCATTTACTTGGCATTGTACTTATTATTGTAATATTGTAATGGCTCTACAGATGTTTTAATTAGGCAAATTGTGAGTCATGACAAGCTTCTGAGAGTTTAACTTAACATGTAGCTACTTTGcattgattttttcttcttctttttatttctgtttgCAGGTATGGTCAAGCACTTAAGGTGAATTGGGCATATGCCAATAGCAGTAGGGAGGACACGTCAGGTTAATTTTAAGCAGTCCATTTATTGTTGGTTTCAATTATTTTGCTTCTTGGGggcattctttttctctttttttttatttttattttcaattgtattattttttaattttagtttaaaatcaTCAGGGCACTTCAATATATTTGTCGGTGATTTGAGTCCAGAGGTTACTGATGCAACTTTATTTGCTTGCTTCTCAGTCTATCCTAGTTGTTCGTGAGTTCCTCattgctttttgtttttttcttcgttGCGATATTTTTGGTCACTAGCACaagatatatctttttttatggtGACTGTTGTAGTCCTTGTTAGCGGTGACAAGTTGAAGATAGTTGATGTGGGGGGAACTTTTCAACAAGTTACTCAGCCTTGAAAGATGTTTTGATTTCAGGAATTTACTTTTCATCTTCTCTCTTATTATTTGCAGTGATGCAAGGGTTATGTGGGATCACAAAACTGGTCGGTCAAAAGGATATGGTTTTGTTTCTTTCCGTGATCATCAGGTATTGCTTATTCTGTGCAATGGAACATACTGAAGAGATGGACCAATGAACCATCctgaaagggggggggggggggggatcaaAAGCTTTCTTAGTAagccacaaaaaaagaaagcaatttCCCCCCAAAATAAGCTAAACTAAATATTCATTTAGTGTTATAAAGAACCATAGAATTGTTTCTTTTCCAAATTAAACAAGATCAGAATACTCAATGATTCCCACAATAAAAATCTTCATTTCAAATGCTATACAAATTGTTGTTACTGCTTTTTTGTTAGATGCTAGGTTGGTCATTGGTGTAGCTATGTTAATTATGTTCTGAATTAATGAAATGATATGCCTTAATGCAATTGATATGCAGGATGCCCAAAGTGCAATAAATGATATGACAGGTAAGCCATGTTATGTAATTTTGTGCCATTTGTACCCTGCTTCTGTGTCATGTTTTTTGTTCATACCAACTTGTGGCATTTCCTGCATCATATAGGTAAGTGGCTGGGAAATAGGCAAATACGATGCAACTGGGCAACTAAGGGTGCTGGTGGCAGTTCCAATGAAGAGAAGATTAATGACAGTCAAAATGCTGTTGTGCTTACAAATGGATCTTCAGGTACCATGTACCTTTCTAGATAGCTAAGAGCCTGAGCCTACATTTGTTAAACCATGAAAATATAGATGAAGGTTCTagtttaaatttgttttcttctccaGATCTGGGATATTTTATTGGCTGATATTTGGCATTCATTATGTTGAATGATATCATACTGATTCAAAATGTATAATGGAGTAACCAACCACACCTATTAATTAGGATAGCATGCGTATTTTGGTGGTTCACATTTGCTAGACACTAGTCTTACCTTCTAGAAAATGACACTAGATTTCTAATTGCTTGATTTGTTAGATCTGATGCATACATTGGTAACATACTGGGGTTGTTGTATTATGTACTTCTATGCATCTATCATAACATGTTTAGAGGGGATGGGTACAACAGAAGAGCTAAGGTAGACACAAATAGCATAGCTTTTTTAGTTTGAATGGGATAAATGTTGTGTTTACATACTCTAATATTAGTTAACAATGTGTGTTATTCTCTACTTCTTTGGGATAGTTTTTCTGTATTTATGTTTATAGAGTAATTAAATGATTACAGTGACTGTAATTTCGGATTTGGGATCTCATTAAGCTGTATGACTTCCTTTGCTCCTCTGTTTCCTATGCACTTCTGTAAACAGGCTGAGAATTTTAGGATTGCTGACATTgacagataattttttttgtgttttacaGATGGAGGTCAAGATAATAACAATGAGGATGCTCCTGAtaacaatccttcatacacCACAGTTTATGTTGGCAACCTTCCTCATGATGTAAGTTGTGTGAATTGAAGAATGAAatattgtggtttttatttttacatagtAAGAACAAAACTATAATTTCATTTCTTTATTCACAAATAtggaaaacaaatatttaagtaTTAGGGGATTGATTTGGTTTATTAGAATTGGCTTTAAACATAATTTTGGATGGATTATTGAGATGTGCATATTTTTCAACATCTAAATCACCCTTGTATTTCTGGTTATGTTACATTACTTTCAACTTAACAATAATGAAACTAAAGTGCCAGAAAAATTGCATAACATGTGTAAGATGGCTTTCTGTTTCAATCTTTCCAACTGCATGAATACCTAGTTACATGTGGTTTGGGACAGTCATGCCTTGGCCTGTCAAGCATTATAATTGAATTGAACTTAAATTAGTgtattcaaaatttttgcaaatTTTGTTCTTGTGTTGACCCATGTGTCACGtgatataatatttcttttaactgTTCAAAAGTGTTTTTGAATCTGCCTGCCAATAGTGACTCAGATTTCTTAGGAGGCACCTGAGTGTCAGTTTCTCGCTTACCCTAcccttcttccctttcccttcatTTGATATTGGGATTCTGTAGCCAAAAGAATGTGTCTTCTCTTCTGATGCGCAGTTATCAACTTATCATTGTTTATTTACAATTTCTTCAATCTCTTTTACACTTAAGTCTTGTTTTCTACCTGACcttgatgaagaaaaaaaacacatccCACTGATTTGTGGGGAACTGCAGATGTAGTGGACTGCATTTTGCAGTGTGTTTGATGTGTGTGGCTTCCTTAGCATTTTAAGGCTCCTTCCTATTATCTACTTATTGATGAACGTGTGTCAAATCTGTGACCATATGGCATTATATTGGTCTGATCTGAATCTCAGTCTTGCAATTTCTCACAAATTATGAACTGTTTACTTCACAAGCTTCTTGATAAAGTAACTTGTCTTCTCTCTATTTGTGGTTTGAGGTCACAGGTAACACAAGCTGAACTTCATTGTCAGTTCCATGCACTGGGGGCTGGGGTGATTGAGGAGGTTCGAGTTCAGAGGGATAAAGGTTTTGGATTTGTCAGATACAACACTCATGACGAAGCTGCACTGGCCATTCAGATGGCTAATGGAAGACTTGTTCGTGGGAAGAATATGAAGGTGAGAATTCTTTCACTTGTTGCTTATCTGGTCAACTAATTAATTGCTATTCTTTGTTGAGGCTGATGGTTGCCCCATATAATAATGCCTATTGCCTAGTAGGGATGGtgatctctcttttttttcttcttgccaATGGCTGATCACGTTACTCGCATGTAGAGACTCATGTTTGCATGTATACTTACACTTACCTTGTCCCCACCTGGGGGTGCTGATTAAGATGGCAAGGCCATATTTTTACAGCCTTCCTCCATGCCTGTTATGGATTGATGGACCCATTTTTATATTGTCGCTTTAGAAATTTGAAGTTCAAATGTAATTCCATGGATGTGATGCACCTCTAGCTGGAAGCATCATAACACAATTAAATGCATGTTCTTTCTACTACTGCTTATTTTTTAAGGCTAGAGGTATTTACTCATGAGATGCCAATGAATAAAAGTTATTTGACTTGATTTGTGCAGTGTTCATGGGGTAGTAAACCAACTCCACCTGGAACGGCTTCAAACCCACTACCTCCTCCTGCTCAACCATATCAAATACTTCCCACTGCAGGGATGAACCAAGGGTATTCTCCTGCGGAGTTGTTGGCTTATCAGCGCCAACTGGCCTTGAGTCAGGCTGCTGTATCTGGTCTTTCAGGTCAAACTCTTCTGCAAATGACTGGACAACATGGCCTAGCTCCAGCTTCGATGGGCGTAAACTCTGGGGCATCTCAAGCCATGTATGATGGATATACCGGTAATTCATCGAGACAGCAGCTTATGTACTATCGTTGACACACTGGCCAGCGCAGATTCACAGTTGCATTGTTATCTTCTGGGGGCTTTGATGTGCATCACATTTCTCTTTGCTTCCCCACAGCATGTCCTTTTCATACTGGGCTTTTTTTATTGAGGTATTATCGTGgcttgatatttatttaatttttacgtCGTGTTGTATTTTGTATTGTTTGATCTAATGAGGATTTGATGGCTCGAAAAAGAGGAATCTATGTTTTGCTAGAAAGAGCAGCGAATTTTATGTTTGGGTAGTTTTCATCAATGTTATTgtgtattatatttatatataagtatgaCTCAAGTTCGTGTTAATAATCTTATgcctttttgttttctgttcGTGCCGTGAAAGGCAGAATATCTGGTTCATGGATCAAATACCGATGCGCTAGTGCGTTACTACCTTTTGATATCAGTAACAAAGATTGtcttttggaaaaataaacGTCGTGTTAATTCTGGCTCGTCTTTAACTTTTTGTTTTCGATTGCACTTGAATCAATGTCATTGGCGCCCTTCAACCGTTTGGCTTTAAGCTTAAACTTGTATGTCACTTGATTTATTCTTCTTGCATGACCTATTTCACTTTGGCTTTATATAATGTGTCAAAATTGTTCGAGATAATTATTGTTTAGaattgaataatttataataaatctgTAACAAAGATTTTAGGTGGATGTATGCTATCTccgtttttatttataagattaaattttttaaatttgtttgttcttttatataaagataTACTTCATAAATAATTATGGACAATGGTATATTTGGAAAAGCgtataaatttattatcatcaattaaattaattatttttttaatcttagtaaattaagtaattgaatcttatatataagaatgTTTTGCTAATTATGTTTTCTGGGTGAATtgccagtttttttttttttaaatagaaattttatTACATTACGGCATCCTGCTTTCTTACCGTTTGAGACATTATTACGTAATTTCAGACTACCACCAGTCTTGATTAATTTCCATGTGATAAAAATTTTAGCTTCTCcttgtaaattgaaaattttgattgtATTACAAAGAGACTGATTAAGATCATTGCTACATAAGCctgtttgtttatgtttttttttttattaaaaaaatctcttttccTAATAAAATACAGTTTTTTGATGTATTTgtctaaacaattttttttcttaaaaaaaatcagttttctttaatgcttttttttaagaagcaatttctttcttttaaaaaaattaaatttgtttgctTGCATTGTTTTATACAAGTGTCCTGGCAGAAGTGGAATTGGTTTTATACATTAATACCTTTGCGGAGGAAAA encodes the following:
- the LOC100790916 gene encoding RNA-binding protein 208; this encodes MQQRLKLQQQQALMQQALLQQQQMYHPGMLAAAMSQMEPVPSGNVPPGFDTSACRSVYVGNIHVNVTDKLLAEVFQSAGPLAGCKLIRKEKSSYGFVDYHDRASAALAIMTLHGRQLYGQALKVNWAYANSSREDTSGHFNIFVGDLSPEVTDATLFACFSVYPSCSDARVMWDHKTGRSKGYGFVSFRDHQDAQSAINDMTGKWLGNRQIRCNWATKGAGGSSNEEKINDSQNAVVLTNGSSDGGQDNNNEDAPDNNPSYTTVYVGNLPHDVTQAELHCQFHALGAGVIEEVRVQRDKGFGFVRYNTHDEAALAIQMANGRLVRGKNMKCSWGSKPTPPGTASNPLPPPAQPYQILPTAGMNQGYSPAELLAYQRQLALSQAAVSGLSGQTLLQMTGQHGLAPASMGVNSGASQAMYDGYTGNSSRQQLMYYR